In the Desulfobacterales bacterium genome, ACTATTTTATCTTGAACCTTAAATTCTTGGCATGATATTAACCCTATCCATTGTTTTTTATTTTTTTGCAAAAAATTCATATTTATAGTTAGAATTATTACTTACTAAATTTGGCATCCTTCATAATATAGGAAAAATAGTTAACACTTTTAAAAAAACGATATTTAACCTGGATTCCCGCCTTCGCGGGAATGACGTAGGTGTTGTGCCGTAATTCCCGCGAAGGCGGGAATCCAGGTTAAAAAGTGTAAACTAAAATTAAAGGATGCCCTAAATTTATTTAAAATTTTTGCTTCCCAATTTTTTGAACCCATATCACAAATAAAGTATTTCTGTCATCATTTATTAATCATTTATATTCATTTGACATAAATTTTTTGCTTTGTTAATCTTCTTTTAAATTGAATTGCTAAGAAGCAATTTACTAAATTATGATGATAAATTAAGGAGGCATTTTGACTTATGAAAAAAACAAAAATTATCGCTACAATATCTAATAATAACTGTGACCCATCTTTTTTGCAAGAATTGCATAAAGCCGGCATGGACATTGTCCGAATGAATACTGCTCATCAAGCAATTGATGATGCCGCTAAAATGATAGAGAATATTCGTGCTGTTTCAGATAGAATAGCTATTATGGTTGATACTAAAGGACCAAATATTAGAACAACTTCTACTAATGAAGATATATTTGTAAAAACGGGAGATATTATAAATGTTAAAGGCTCTAAAGATGAATTAACTACATATCAATGTATTTGTGTAACTCATGAAAAATTGGCTGATGATTTAAATATCGGAAATAGAATTCTTATAGATGACGGAGATATGGAATTAATTGTTCGCGAAAAAGATTCTCATGTATTGAAATGTGAAGTCCAGAATGACGGAAAGATTAAAGGCGGAAAAAATGTTAATGTTCCATCCGTAAAAATAAACCTTCCGTCTCTTACTAGTAAAGATGAATCATTTATAAGATTTGCTGCTAAAAACGATTTAGATTTTATTGCGCACTCATTTGTAAGAAATAAAGATGATGTTCTTGCTGTTCAGAAAATTTTGGATGAGGAAAAAAGTCCCATAAAAATAATTGCGAAGATTGAAAATCAAGAAGGAGTTGAAAATATTGATGAAATTTTAGACTATGCTTATGGAGCAATGGTTGCCAGAGGTGATCTTTCAATAGAAATT is a window encoding:
- the pyk gene encoding pyruvate kinase is translated as MKKTKIIATISNNNCDPSFLQELHKAGMDIVRMNTAHQAIDDAAKMIENIRAVSDRIAIMVDTKGPNIRTTSTNEDIFVKTGDIINVKGSKDELTTYQCICVTHEKLADDLNIGNRILIDDGDMELIVREKDSHVLKCEVQNDGKIKGGKNVNVPSVKINLPSLTSKDESFIRFAAKNDLDFIAHSFVRNKDDVLAVQKILDEEKSPIKIIAKIENQEGVENIDEILDYAYGAMVARGDLSIEIPTEKIPLIQKGLIKKCIERRKPVIVATQMLQSMINSPRPTRAEVSDVGNACLDGTDAIMLSGETAYGKYPLEAVQMMTKIAIEIESGHDTFNNIPYEADNSVTSYLAKAAVKASMRLNTKALVADTISGKTIKSLAAYRGKNPIYAQCYSKKVVRELALSYGVHADYMKQDLTSHEFIKTILTKLIKEGHFKEDDLITVLAGNFGSAFGASYIEISPAQNMLKRVCI